The following are encoded together in the Actinobacillus lignieresii genome:
- the pntA gene encoding Re/Si-specific NAD(P)(+) transhydrogenase subunit alpha — translation MLIGVPRELLDGETRVAATPKTVEQIKKLGFDVLVEHNAGFKASFEDNAFVNAGATVGTQQEVWNSDIIFKVNAPTDAEIALIKEGATLVSFIWPAQNPQLMEKLQAKKINVLAMDAVPRISRAQALDALSSMANISGYRAVIEAANAFGSFFTGQITAAGKVPPAKVLVIGAGVAGLAAIGAANSLGAIVRAFDSRPEVKEQVKSMGADFLEIDFEEEGGSGDGYAKVMSEEFNRRAMELYAEQAKEVDIIITTAAIPGKAAPRLITKEMVDSMKPGSVIVDLAAATGGNCEYTKAGKAIATKNQVKVIGYTDFPARLPTQSSQLYGTNLVNLLKLLAPNKDGQIDINFEDVVLRGVTVVRDGELTWPAPPIQVSAQPQKPAAAAPIEKKEEKPTDPRVKYGVMAGAGALFLWLASVAPAAFLSHFTVFVLACVVGYYVVWNVSHALHTPLMAVTNAISGIIIVGAVLQISQPTGNFFVDILAFIAILVASINIFGGFKVTQRMLAMFRKG, via the coding sequence ATGCTTATTGGTGTACCAAGAGAGCTGTTAGACGGTGAAACACGTGTGGCGGCAACGCCAAAAACCGTTGAACAGATCAAAAAGCTCGGCTTTGATGTGCTCGTTGAACACAATGCGGGCTTTAAAGCGAGTTTTGAGGACAACGCATTTGTTAATGCAGGTGCGACTGTCGGCACGCAACAAGAGGTTTGGAATTCAGATATTATTTTTAAAGTGAATGCACCGACCGATGCTGAAATCGCCCTTATTAAAGAAGGCGCAACGCTAGTGAGTTTTATTTGGCCTGCACAAAATCCGCAATTAATGGAAAAATTGCAAGCTAAGAAAATCAATGTATTGGCAATGGACGCTGTGCCTCGTATTTCGCGTGCACAAGCACTTGATGCATTGAGTTCAATGGCGAATATTTCCGGCTATCGTGCGGTTATCGAAGCGGCGAATGCATTCGGTAGCTTCTTTACCGGTCAAATTACTGCAGCAGGTAAAGTACCGCCGGCGAAAGTGCTGGTTATCGGTGCGGGTGTTGCCGGTTTAGCGGCAATCGGTGCGGCAAACAGCTTAGGTGCGATTGTTCGTGCTTTTGACTCTCGTCCGGAAGTAAAAGAACAAGTGAAATCCATGGGCGCAGACTTCTTAGAAATTGATTTTGAAGAAGAAGGCGGCTCAGGCGACGGTTATGCGAAAGTAATGTCGGAAGAATTTAACCGTCGTGCGATGGAACTTTACGCCGAACAAGCAAAAGAAGTGGATATTATTATCACTACGGCGGCGATTCCGGGCAAAGCTGCGCCTCGTTTAATCACCAAAGAAATGGTCGATTCAATGAAACCGGGTTCCGTGATTGTCGATTTAGCTGCGGCAACCGGCGGTAACTGCGAATATACCAAAGCGGGCAAAGCGATTGCTACTAAAAATCAAGTAAAAGTCATCGGTTATACCGATTTCCCTGCACGTTTACCAACGCAATCTTCACAACTTTACGGTACAAACTTAGTTAATCTACTCAAACTGCTTGCACCGAATAAAGACGGTCAAATCGACATTAATTTCGAAGATGTGGTATTACGTGGTGTAACCGTAGTACGTGACGGCGAATTAACTTGGCCGGCTCCGCCGATTCAAGTTTCGGCTCAACCGCAAAAACCAGCGGCTGCGGCACCGATTGAGAAAAAAGAAGAAAAACCGACCGATCCTCGTGTGAAATACGGTGTGATGGCAGGTGCCGGAGCGTTATTCTTATGGTTGGCATCCGTAGCGCCGGCGGCATTCTTATCACACTTCACCGTATTCGTATTAGCCTGTGTGGTGGGATATTATGTGGTTTGGAACGTCAGCCACGCATTACATACCCCGTTAATGGCGGTAACCAATGCGATTTCCGGCATTATCATTGTCGGTGCGGTGTTACAGATTTCTCAGCCTACCGGTAATTTCTTCGTGGATATTCTTGCGTTTATTGCGATTTTAGTCGCAAGCATTAATATCTTCGGCGGTTTCAAAGTCACGCAACGTATGCTTGCAATGTTTAGAAAAGGTTAA
- the pntB gene encoding Re/Si-specific NAD(P)(+) transhydrogenase subunit beta — translation MSFGFVTAAYIIAAILFIMSLAGLSKHETAKAGCWYGIVGMTIALIATIFGPQSQGTLWILIAMAIGGFIGVRKAVKVEMTEMPELVAILHSFVGLAAVLVGFNSYGLHVDAIPPANLDEVALAAFQAEQATLANIHNVEVFLGIFIGAVTFSGSLVAFGKLSGKLFGRKVSSAALNIPHKHKWNLAALIVSALLMIVFLNHPENIFPVLIMTVIALVFGWHLVSSIGGADMPVVVSMLNSYSGWAAAAAGFMLSNDLLIVTGALVGSSGAILSYIMCKAMNRSFISVIAGGFGTEVKASSGDEEQGEHRETTAEEVAEMLKNASSVIITPGYGMAVAQAQYPVAEITAKLREKGVNVRFGIHPVAGRLPGHMNVLLAEAKVPYDVVLEMDEINDDFAETDVVLVIGANDTVNPGALDDPSSPIAGMPVLEVWKAQNVIVFKRSMAVGYAGVQNPLFFKENTQMLFGDAKERVDDILRALNS, via the coding sequence ATGTCTTTTGGATTTGTAACGGCCGCATATATTATTGCTGCGATTCTCTTTATTATGAGTTTAGCAGGGCTTTCTAAACACGAAACGGCAAAAGCGGGTTGTTGGTACGGTATTGTCGGTATGACAATTGCGTTAATCGCAACCATTTTCGGCCCGCAATCGCAAGGTACGCTTTGGATCTTAATCGCCATGGCAATCGGCGGCTTTATCGGTGTGAGAAAAGCCGTAAAAGTTGAAATGACGGAAATGCCGGAACTAGTGGCGATTCTACATAGCTTTGTAGGTTTAGCTGCGGTATTAGTCGGTTTTAATAGCTACGGTTTACACGTAGATGCGATTCCGCCGGCAAATTTAGATGAAGTCGCATTAGCGGCATTCCAAGCCGAACAAGCGACACTCGCTAACATTCATAATGTTGAAGTGTTCCTCGGTATCTTTATCGGTGCGGTAACTTTCTCAGGTTCATTAGTGGCATTCGGTAAATTAAGCGGTAAATTATTCGGTCGTAAAGTGTCTTCGGCTGCATTAAATATTCCGCATAAACACAAATGGAACTTAGCGGCATTAATCGTTTCCGCATTATTAATGATCGTCTTCTTAAATCACCCTGAGAATATTTTCCCGGTGTTGATTATGACGGTAATCGCATTAGTATTCGGCTGGCACTTAGTATCGTCTATCGGCGGTGCGGATATGCCGGTAGTGGTTTCAATGCTGAATTCATATTCGGGTTGGGCGGCGGCGGCGGCCGGTTTTATGTTAAGTAATGACTTGCTCATTGTAACCGGTGCGTTAGTAGGTTCGTCTGGTGCGATTTTGTCTTACATTATGTGTAAAGCAATGAACCGCTCGTTTATCAGCGTGATTGCAGGCGGCTTCGGTACGGAAGTTAAAGCAAGCTCAGGAGATGAAGAACAAGGCGAACACCGTGAAACCACCGCAGAAGAAGTGGCGGAAATGCTGAAAAATGCAAGTTCTGTGATTATCACTCCGGGATACGGTATGGCGGTGGCACAAGCACAATATCCGGTTGCGGAAATTACGGCAAAATTACGTGAGAAAGGCGTTAATGTACGTTTTGGTATTCACCCTGTTGCGGGTCGTTTACCAGGTCATATGAACGTATTACTTGCAGAGGCAAAAGTGCCTTATGATGTCGTGCTTGAAATGGATGAAATCAATGATGATTTCGCAGAAACCGATGTCGTATTGGTTATCGGTGCGAATGATACGGTAAACCCGGGGGCATTAGACGATCCGTCAAGTCCAATCGCAGGTATGCCGGTATTGGAAGTGTGGAAAGCACAAAACGTTATCGTATTCAAACGTTCAATGGCGGTTGGTTACGCAGGCGTTCAAAACCCATTATTCTTCAAAGAAAATACCCAAATGTTATTCGGTGATGCGAAAGAGCGTGTGGATGACATTTTAAGAGCATTAAATAGCTAA
- the gmhB gene encoding D-glycero-beta-D-manno-heptose 1,7-bisphosphate 7-phosphatase, whose protein sequence is MANKAIFLDRDGTINIDHGYVHQIDDFQFIEGVGKALKQLQDKGYLLVLVTNQSGIARGYFSEEQFNQLTEWMDWSLDEDYGVVLDGIYYCPHHPEGKGEYKEDCDCRKPKAGMFTQAIADLDIDPAQSYMVGDKLEDLLAAEAAGVKTKVLVRTGKPVTADGEAKADLVLDSLVDLVRYIK, encoded by the coding sequence ATGGCGAATAAAGCGATATTTTTAGATCGTGACGGTACGATTAATATAGATCACGGTTATGTACATCAAATTGACGATTTTCAATTTATTGAAGGTGTCGGCAAAGCGTTAAAGCAGTTACAAGATAAAGGTTATCTATTGGTATTGGTCACCAATCAATCCGGTATTGCGCGCGGTTATTTTAGTGAAGAACAATTTAATCAATTAACGGAATGGATGGATTGGTCGCTGGATGAAGATTACGGCGTTGTGTTAGACGGTATCTATTATTGTCCGCATCATCCGGAAGGCAAAGGCGAATATAAAGAAGATTGCGATTGCCGTAAACCGAAAGCAGGAATGTTTACTCAAGCGATTGCCGATTTGGATATTGATCCGGCACAATCGTATATGGTCGGTGATAAATTAGAAGATCTGTTAGCGGCTGAAGCTGCCGGTGTGAAAACGAAAGTGTTAGTGCGTACCGGTAAACCGGTTACCGCAGACGGCGAAGCGAAAGCCGATCTCGTATTAGACAGTTTAGTGGATTTAGTCCGTTATATTAAATAA
- a CDS encoding efflux transporter outer membrane subunit has protein sequence MKIEKYASFAIFCLILTACQNQEVVKLQSDIELPEQFEYANTTNKVTNIRQWWQNWQDPQLTALIEQGLQHNLDIKLAQARLAETQAYADYRQADQGINIGASGSTGAGVSDVNLDRVNPDRKQISDVYGGINLSWELDFFGKKQSEADKAASLALAQQEQIYAAQMLITGEIANNYFRIIATDKQNNNLTQQLTALQELKRYIQGRFNAGQATAYELNEIDGQISAIQAKQATLSAQADEFQRNIAILIGKAPQAFRLQKKHHALIKIPNTPRGTQPSSLLDHRPDLRAAKQQVQAQVANLAGKQADLYPRFDITFQGQGGYLKLDQDLGNISSLAGLASLGVQLPIFTNGRIAANIEAAEASLKAALIQYDKTLLTALAEVDSAYQQQYALNNQNHLLQKYYQQANKQAIDSEKLFKYGDKTLDVALRAKITAYSTQEKLIQSQLSQAQNLIRLYKSIGGGW, from the coding sequence ATGAAGATTGAGAAATATGCCTCTTTTGCAATTTTTTGCTTAATTTTGACCGCTTGTCAAAACCAAGAAGTTGTCAAATTGCAGTCCGATATTGAATTACCTGAACAATTCGAATATGCCAATACGACTAATAAGGTGACAAATATCCGCCAATGGTGGCAAAACTGGCAAGATCCGCAACTCACCGCATTAATTGAGCAAGGGCTGCAACATAATTTGGATATTAAACTCGCGCAAGCTCGCCTTGCCGAAACGCAAGCCTATGCAGACTATAGACAAGCCGACCAAGGCATTAATATTGGTGCGAGCGGTTCAACAGGTGCCGGCGTTAGTGATGTAAATTTGGATAGAGTTAATCCCGACCGTAAACAAATATCCGATGTTTATGGCGGTATTAATTTATCTTGGGAACTTGATTTCTTCGGAAAAAAACAAAGTGAAGCGGATAAAGCGGCCTCACTTGCATTGGCGCAACAAGAACAAATTTATGCCGCTCAAATGCTGATTACCGGCGAAATTGCTAATAACTATTTTCGTATAATCGCTACCGACAAGCAGAATAATAATCTCACGCAGCAACTTACTGCTCTGCAAGAGCTTAAACGTTATATCCAAGGGCGATTTAACGCAGGTCAAGCCACTGCTTATGAACTGAATGAAATTGACGGACAAATCAGCGCAATACAAGCCAAACAAGCGACATTATCCGCACAAGCGGACGAATTTCAGCGAAATATCGCTATTTTAATCGGTAAAGCTCCGCAAGCTTTCCGGTTACAAAAAAAACATCATGCTTTAATTAAAATACCGAATACACCAAGAGGTACGCAGCCTAGCAGCTTACTCGATCATCGCCCCGATTTACGTGCGGCAAAGCAACAAGTGCAAGCACAAGTAGCGAATTTAGCCGGCAAACAAGCGGATCTTTACCCTCGTTTTGATATTACTTTTCAAGGTCAAGGCGGTTATTTAAAACTGGATCAAGACTTAGGTAATATCTCGTCTTTGGCCGGATTGGCAAGTCTCGGCGTACAATTGCCTATTTTTACCAATGGTAGAATCGCCGCTAATATTGAAGCTGCGGAAGCAAGTTTAAAAGCCGCTTTAATTCAATATGACAAAACGCTTTTAACCGCTTTAGCCGAAGTGGATTCCGCCTATCAACAACAATATGCGTTAAACAATCAAAATCACCTGTTACAAAAGTATTACCAACAAGCCAATAAGCAAGCGATTGATTCGGAAAAACTGTTTAAATATGGCGATAAAACGTTAGATGTGGCACTTCGTGCTAAAATTACCGCATATAGCACACAAGAAAAGTTGATTCAATCACAACTCTCACAAGCACAAAATTTGATTCGTTTATATAAATCGATTGGGGGCGGTTGGTAG
- the trmJ gene encoding tRNA (cytosine(32)/uridine(32)-2'-O)-methyltransferase TrmJ, whose amino-acid sequence MNILDQIRIILVETSLPANIGSAARAMKTMGLSNLRLVSPLNPIDEQAQALAAGAKDVLDNAQVFHSFEQAIADCQLVIGTSARLRHLQNSLIEPRDCGKLAVERAEKGKVAIVFGRERVGLTNEELLKCHYHLNFPTNPDYGSLNLAMAVQLASYEVRMAWLDLQKNPQIRLLVEEKDYPNTEALEHFFNHTERLYKQLGFIRNDTVMLKLRRLYQRAELETNELNLLRGMLTSVEKQIGNK is encoded by the coding sequence ATGAATATTTTAGACCAAATCCGGATTATCTTAGTTGAAACCTCTCTACCCGCTAATATTGGCTCCGCCGCTCGTGCGATGAAAACCATGGGGCTTTCAAATTTACGTTTAGTGTCTCCGCTTAATCCGATTGACGAACAAGCCCAAGCACTTGCCGCCGGCGCCAAAGATGTGCTGGATAACGCCCAAGTTTTCCACTCGTTTGAACAAGCGATTGCAGATTGCCAATTAGTAATCGGTACCAGTGCCAGATTACGCCATTTGCAAAATAGTCTAATTGAGCCAAGAGATTGCGGCAAATTGGCGGTGGAACGTGCCGAAAAAGGCAAAGTGGCAATTGTATTCGGTCGGGAACGAGTCGGATTAACTAACGAAGAATTATTAAAATGCCATTATCATTTAAATTTTCCGACTAATCCTGACTACGGTTCGTTAAATTTAGCGATGGCAGTACAGCTGGCAAGTTATGAAGTACGTATGGCGTGGTTAGATTTGCAAAAAAATCCGCAAATTCGACTGCTTGTTGAGGAAAAAGATTATCCGAATACCGAGGCTTTGGAACATTTCTTTAATCACACCGAACGACTGTATAAACAATTAGGTTTTATTCGCAATGATACGGTAATGCTCAAGCTCCGTCGCTTATACCAACGTGCAGAACTTGAAACCAACGAGTTAAATTTATTAAGAGGAATGCTGACTTCCGTTGAAAAGCAAATAGGAAATAAATAG
- the queF gene encoding NADPH-dependent 7-cyano-7-deazaguanine reductase QueF (Catalyzes the NADPH-dependent reduction of 7-cyano-7-deazaguanine (preQ0) to 7-aminomethyl-7-deazaguanine (preQ1) in queuosine biosynthesis), which translates to MNYNDKTLSALKLGQKTEYKSEYDPTLLQPVPRKLNRDGLGITEQQPFDRGVDVWTCYELSWLNENGLPQVAIADVAIDFRSENLIESKSFKLYLNSFNQTKFASLEQVEQTLAKDLSQCASGQVSVKVYKLSAYTQQPIVDFAGECIDEQDIQIDSYEFSNEHLVSVAEGEVVEETLVSHLLKSNCLITSQPDWGSVQIHYVGKKLNREKLLRYLVSFREHNEFHEQCVERIFTDLIQFAQPEKLTVYARYTRRGGLDINPFRSNFESVPQNLRMARQ; encoded by the coding sequence ATGAACTACAACGATAAAACATTATCTGCTCTGAAATTAGGGCAAAAAACCGAATATAAAAGCGAGTATGATCCTACGCTTTTACAGCCTGTTCCCCGTAAATTAAACCGTGACGGTTTAGGGATTACCGAACAACAACCGTTTGATCGAGGTGTAGATGTTTGGACCTGTTATGAGTTGTCTTGGTTAAACGAAAACGGTTTACCGCAAGTGGCGATTGCGGATGTGGCAATTGATTTTCGTAGTGAAAATTTAATCGAATCCAAAAGTTTTAAGCTCTATTTAAACAGCTTTAACCAAACCAAATTTGCTTCATTGGAACAAGTGGAGCAAACATTGGCTAAAGATCTCAGCCAATGTGCAAGCGGTCAAGTTTCGGTAAAAGTTTACAAATTATCCGCTTACACTCAGCAACCGATTGTTGATTTTGCCGGTGAATGTATTGATGAACAAGATATTCAAATTGACAGTTACGAATTTTCTAACGAGCATTTAGTAAGCGTGGCAGAGGGGGAAGTGGTTGAGGAAACTTTAGTCAGCCATTTGCTGAAATCAAACTGTTTGATTACCTCGCAACCGGACTGGGGCAGTGTGCAAATTCACTATGTCGGTAAAAAATTAAATCGAGAAAAATTATTACGCTATTTAGTGTCATTCCGTGAACATAATGAGTTCCACGAACAATGCGTAGAGCGTATCTTTACCGATTTGATTCAATTTGCACAGCCGGAAAAATTGACGGTCTATGCACGTTATACCCGCCGAGGCGGTTTGGATATCAACCCGTTCCGTTCAAATTTTGAGTCTGTTCCGCAAAATTTAAGAATGGCAAGGCAGTAA